A window of the Corallococcus exiguus genome harbors these coding sequences:
- a CDS encoding alpha/beta fold hydrolase yields MPYRRATHLVSAPDGTRVAVHTHSSGTPEEGRDAALADRSTVLLTNGIGTSENFWRHIVADLEQDHRVVHWDYRGHGMSEESRDNDYRVQVHVDDLERVTEAAMARGDGKPPHHIAFSMGVRILLELYRRRPDLVPSMTLIAGTPGVPGSADPRWGSRFALSAAKGVLAAGTPWVPVVAPAVKAFLATPLADPLARAVGALRPRAPREDIAEFLDALYHMSAQAYWRTLRGLTEGHAWDVLPSIRVPVLIIAASDDVLVPLSEVQRLHRALPQAHWLQVDDAGHAGLLEAGTEIAQSVRGFLDAHGLAD; encoded by the coding sequence ATGCCCTACCGTCGCGCCACGCACCTCGTCTCCGCCCCGGATGGCACCCGGGTTGCGGTCCACACCCACAGCTCGGGCACGCCGGAGGAGGGCCGCGACGCCGCGCTCGCGGACCGCTCCACGGTGTTGCTGACCAACGGCATTGGCACGTCGGAGAACTTCTGGCGCCACATCGTCGCCGACCTGGAGCAGGACCACCGCGTGGTGCACTGGGACTACCGCGGCCATGGCATGAGCGAGGAGTCGCGCGACAACGACTACCGCGTCCAGGTGCACGTGGACGACCTGGAGCGCGTCACCGAGGCGGCCATGGCGCGCGGCGACGGCAAGCCCCCGCACCACATCGCCTTCTCCATGGGCGTGCGCATCCTGCTGGAGCTCTACCGCCGCCGGCCGGATCTGGTGCCGTCCATGACGCTCATCGCGGGGACGCCGGGCGTGCCGGGCTCGGCGGATCCGCGCTGGGGATCCCGCTTCGCGTTGTCCGCCGCGAAGGGGGTGCTGGCCGCGGGGACGCCCTGGGTGCCGGTGGTGGCGCCCGCGGTGAAGGCCTTCCTCGCCACCCCGCTGGCGGATCCGCTCGCGCGGGCCGTGGGCGCGCTGCGGCCCCGGGCTCCGCGCGAGGACATCGCCGAGTTCCTGGACGCGCTCTACCACATGAGCGCGCAGGCCTATTGGCGCACGCTGCGAGGCCTCACGGAGGGCCACGCCTGGGACGTCCTCCCCTCCATCCGGGTGCCCGTGCTGATCATCGCCGCGAGCGATGACGTCCTCGTCCCCCTGTCGGAAGTGCAGCGGCTGCACCGCGCGCTGCCCCAGGCCCACTGGCTCCAGGTGGATGACGCCGGCCACGCGGGCCTCCTGGAGGCCGGGACGGAGATCGCCCAGTCCGTTCGGGGCTTCCTGGATGCGCATGGATTGGCGGATTGA
- a CDS encoding lamin tail domain-containing protein, with protein MSWSSRHLLVPLSAVLLVLSACGGDDDKNPVCGNGIIESGEACDDGNRVEGDRCNNSCQVTTPTNDAGTNTDAGTDAGTETDAGTETDAGTETDAGTTTDAGTETDAGTTTDAGTETDAGTTTDAGTETDAGTTTDAGTTTDAGTETDGGSGPVDAGTDAGTETDAGTIDAGTDAGTETDAGTDAGTETDGGATDGGPAPDAGTGSDAGTGSDAGTTATLNALEPAAVFARSGTTGETIPEPLAVSLSANATADVVIQVTSSSPSVVIANNGQVTVPAGSRSAAIIVTANDAAGSAKATLTATLGGDSRTATVRVLGATEAASLAFLSPETVSLAAGQTANVTVTLDIPAASATSVALSTTGNVGSVPATVTVPANELSAKFVFTAGAAGSTGTIVATLNGQSVSAQAQVTAAPTTDHVVISELAYSGPAGADDEFVELYNPTNAEVNIGGWKLQYMKATGGTAYSGNYVIPANSKIAAHGFFLLTNSKYAGSVASDASWGTTFSMAAAGGHIRIGPSTLGTGASEKAVDKVGYGTADQPEGASVNGAPATAGSYERKANAGSSAATMEGSGADATKGNSRDTDVNNADFIIRTQRGPQNKASGTETP; from the coding sequence ATGTCCTGGTCTTCCCGGCATCTGCTGGTCCCTTTGTCAGCGGTGCTGTTGGTGTTGTCGGCGTGCGGTGGTGATGACGACAAGAACCCTGTCTGCGGCAACGGCATCATCGAGAGTGGCGAGGCGTGCGACGACGGCAACCGCGTCGAAGGCGACCGCTGCAACAACAGCTGTCAGGTGACCACGCCCACGAACGACGCGGGCACCAACACGGACGCGGGCACTGACGCTGGCACCGAGACGGACGCCGGCACGGAGACGGACGCGGGCACCGAGACGGACGCCGGCACGACCACCGACGCGGGTACGGAGACGGACGCGGGCACGACCACCGACGCGGGCACCGAGACGGACGCCGGCACGACCACCGACGCGGGCACCGAGACGGACGCCGGCACGACCACTGACGCCGGCACGACCACCGACGCGGGCACCGAGACGGACGGCGGCTCTGGCCCGGTCGACGCGGGCACGGACGCTGGCACGGAGACGGACGCGGGCACGATCGACGCGGGCACGGACGCCGGCACGGAGACGGACGCGGGCACGGATGCCGGCACGGAGACGGACGGCGGCGCCACCGACGGTGGCCCGGCTCCGGACGCGGGCACGGGTTCGGACGCGGGCACGGGTTCGGACGCGGGCACCACGGCGACGCTCAACGCGCTGGAGCCGGCCGCGGTCTTCGCGCGCTCGGGCACCACGGGTGAGACGATTCCGGAGCCGCTCGCGGTGTCGCTGAGCGCCAATGCCACCGCGGACGTCGTGATCCAGGTCACCTCGTCCAGCCCCTCGGTCGTCATCGCGAACAACGGCCAGGTGACGGTGCCCGCGGGCTCGCGCTCCGCGGCGATCATCGTGACGGCGAACGACGCGGCGGGCTCCGCCAAGGCGACGCTGACGGCCACGCTGGGCGGTGACTCGCGCACCGCCACCGTGCGCGTGCTCGGTGCGACGGAAGCGGCCTCGCTGGCGTTCCTGTCGCCGGAGACGGTGTCCCTGGCCGCCGGTCAGACGGCCAACGTCACCGTGACGCTCGACATCCCGGCCGCGTCGGCCACGTCCGTGGCGCTGTCCACGACGGGCAACGTGGGCTCCGTGCCGGCCACCGTGACGGTGCCGGCCAACGAGCTCTCCGCCAAGTTCGTCTTCACCGCCGGCGCGGCCGGTTCGACGGGCACCATCGTGGCCACGCTCAACGGCCAGTCCGTGTCCGCCCAGGCGCAGGTCACCGCCGCCCCGACGACCGATCACGTCGTCATCAGTGAGCTGGCGTACTCGGGTCCCGCGGGCGCGGATGACGAGTTCGTCGAGCTCTACAACCCGACGAACGCGGAGGTGAATATCGGTGGCTGGAAGCTGCAGTACATGAAGGCCACCGGAGGCACGGCCTACAGCGGCAACTACGTGATCCCCGCCAACTCGAAGATCGCGGCCCACGGCTTCTTCCTGCTGACGAACTCCAAGTACGCTGGCTCCGTGGCAAGTGACGCGAGCTGGGGCACGACCTTCTCCATGGCGGCCGCTGGCGGCCACATCCGCATCGGGCCCTCGACGCTCGGCACGGGCGCTTCTGAGAAGGCCGTGGACAAGGTGGGCTACGGGACCGCGGACCAGCCGGAGGGCGCCTCCGTCAACGGTGCTCCTGCCACCGCAGGCAGCTACGAGCGCAAGGCCAACGCGGGCTCGTCCGCCGCCACCATGGAAGGCAGCGGGGCGGATGCGACGAAGGGCAACAGCCGGGACACGGACGTGAACAACGCGGACTTCATCATCCGCACGCAGCGCGGCCCGCAGAACAAGGCGAGCGGCACGGAAACGCCTTGA
- a CDS encoding exodeoxyribonuclease III: MRVVSWNVNGLRSIHRKGFLPWLSKARADIVGLQEVRARVEQLPAEVRAPRRWKTHFVAAERPGYSGVGLFSRHEPDDLTTTLDSPEMDAEGRLQFARYGKLTVVNGYFPNGNGKDRDLSRIPFKLDFYRRLFARLEKPLRDKERVLVMGDFNTAHRDIDLARPRENRETSGFRPEEREEFDRWIRAGWVDTFRQFNAEGGHYSWWSQRAGVREKNIGWRIDYVLATPAALAFVKKASVHPDVHGSDHCPVSVDLDPAVLT; the protein is encoded by the coding sequence GTGCGAGTCGTCTCCTGGAACGTCAACGGTCTGCGCTCCATCCACCGCAAGGGTTTCCTCCCGTGGCTGTCCAAGGCCCGGGCGGACATCGTGGGGCTGCAGGAGGTGCGCGCCCGCGTGGAGCAGCTCCCCGCGGAGGTGCGCGCCCCCCGTCGTTGGAAGACCCACTTCGTGGCCGCGGAGCGCCCCGGCTACAGCGGCGTGGGCCTCTTCAGCCGCCACGAACCGGACGACCTCACCACCACCCTGGACTCGCCGGAGATGGACGCGGAGGGCCGCCTCCAGTTCGCCCGCTACGGCAAGCTCACCGTGGTCAACGGCTACTTCCCCAACGGCAACGGGAAGGACCGGGACCTCTCCCGCATCCCCTTCAAGCTGGACTTCTACCGCCGCCTCTTCGCGCGCCTGGAGAAGCCCCTGCGCGACAAAGAGCGCGTGCTGGTGATGGGGGACTTCAACACCGCCCACCGCGACATCGACCTGGCACGCCCGCGCGAGAACCGCGAGACGAGCGGCTTCCGTCCGGAGGAGCGCGAGGAGTTCGACCGGTGGATCCGCGCGGGCTGGGTGGACACCTTCCGCCAGTTCAACGCGGAGGGCGGTCACTACTCCTGGTGGAGCCAGCGCGCCGGCGTGCGCGAGAAGAACATCGGCTGGCGCATCGACTACGTGCTCGCCACCCCCGCGGCGCTCGCCTTCGTGAAGAAGGCCTCCGTGCACCCGGACGTCCACGGATCGGATCACTGCCCGGTGAGCGTGGACCTGGACCCCGCGGTCCTCACCTGA
- a CDS encoding lysophospholipid acyltransferase family protein gives MNALLSIWTWVEVGLVALVGFFVQLSLFILTFLFDKRRYVAGRCFRLVGVTAAKLTPFWRFGVHGNVPDRVAPNTVVVSNHESNADCFLISFLPWEMKWLGKRSLFKVPVVGWMMSLAGDVSVERGDRDSATGAMARCKEWMLKGMPVMIFPEGTRSKTDELLPFKDGAFRLAIEMQADVLPLAVSGTRLALPKHSWRFATSRGLVTVGTPISTKGMTMDDVESLKNQARAQIEALRASLKPLTGGAAPVPATDANAAR, from the coding sequence ATGAACGCACTGCTCTCCATCTGGACCTGGGTCGAAGTGGGCCTCGTCGCCCTGGTGGGCTTCTTCGTCCAGCTCTCCCTGTTCATCCTCACGTTCCTGTTCGACAAGCGCCGCTACGTGGCGGGCCGCTGCTTCCGCCTGGTGGGGGTCACCGCCGCGAAGCTCACGCCCTTCTGGCGCTTCGGCGTGCATGGGAACGTGCCGGACCGCGTGGCGCCCAACACCGTGGTGGTGAGCAACCACGAATCCAACGCGGACTGCTTCCTCATTTCCTTCCTGCCGTGGGAGATGAAGTGGCTGGGCAAGCGGAGCCTCTTCAAGGTGCCCGTGGTGGGCTGGATGATGAGCCTCGCCGGGGACGTCTCGGTGGAGCGCGGCGACCGCGACTCGGCCACCGGCGCCATGGCGCGCTGCAAGGAGTGGATGCTCAAGGGGATGCCGGTGATGATCTTCCCGGAGGGCACGCGCTCCAAGACGGATGAGCTGCTGCCCTTCAAGGACGGCGCCTTCCGGCTCGCCATCGAGATGCAGGCGGACGTGCTGCCCCTGGCGGTGAGCGGCACGCGGCTGGCGCTGCCCAAGCACTCGTGGCGTTTCGCCACGTCGCGCGGACTGGTGACGGTGGGCACGCCCATCTCCACCAAGGGCATGACGATGGACGACGTGGAGTCACTCAAGAACCAGGCGCGCGCCCAGATTGAAGCCCTGCGCGCGTCGCTCAAGCCGCTGACAGGGGGCGCGGCTCCCGTCCCGGCGACGGACGCCAACGCCGCCCGCTGA
- a CDS encoding ATPase domain-containing protein: MTPGGPREEQRMATGIPGLDTVLCGGLRKGRMYMVLGLPGAGKTILANQICFHQAAQGHRVLYLTLLAESHTELVSNLQTLSFFDPACVPGKISYLSAFTILEQGGLDALAELVRKEIKSHKASLLVLDGLLAAEELAPSRQALKKFIHGLQVVTGLIGCTTVVLTTGGDKGLRAEHTMVDGLLLLQQKNFGVRTLRELRVSKFRGSAYKLGQHGFEITGDGLTVYPRLESMVDGNLVPGAGKRDRDAFGVAGLDSMLKGGVPSGSTTILLGPPGSGKTLLGLCFLAEGARQGERSHYFAFYDAPERMLAQAAGVGLHLQPLMERGDLEVSFRPPTENILDKLGTELLTIVRSGRVRRIFLDGYEALRRASTRNTRVARFLAALVNECRVREVTLIYTAETTSAFGPEVKFPLKGISMVAENILFLRMVELHSGLRRFIAVLKVRNSAFDPAVRELEITNKGLKVGQPFAEGQMLMTGLARTRTPEPTPLPKPRRKPRAGNRSTAKAGTPSKPRRNVSKRRGT; the protein is encoded by the coding sequence ATGACGCCGGGCGGTCCACGTGAAGAGCAGCGGATGGCCACGGGCATCCCCGGACTGGACACCGTGCTGTGCGGCGGCCTGCGCAAGGGCCGCATGTACATGGTCCTGGGCCTGCCGGGCGCGGGCAAGACCATCCTCGCCAACCAGATCTGCTTCCATCAGGCGGCCCAGGGCCACCGGGTCCTCTACCTCACGCTCCTGGCCGAGTCGCACACGGAGCTGGTGAGCAACCTCCAGACGCTGTCGTTCTTCGACCCGGCCTGCGTGCCGGGGAAGATCAGCTACCTGAGCGCCTTCACGATTTTGGAGCAGGGCGGGCTGGACGCGCTCGCGGAGCTGGTGCGCAAGGAGATCAAGTCGCACAAGGCCTCGCTGCTCGTGCTGGACGGACTGCTGGCGGCGGAGGAACTGGCGCCGTCGCGGCAGGCGCTCAAGAAGTTCATCCACGGCCTCCAGGTCGTGACGGGCCTCATCGGCTGCACCACGGTGGTGCTCACCACCGGGGGCGACAAGGGCCTGCGCGCGGAGCACACGATGGTGGATGGCCTGCTGCTGCTCCAGCAGAAGAACTTCGGAGTGCGCACCCTGCGCGAGCTGCGCGTGAGCAAGTTCCGGGGCAGCGCGTACAAGCTGGGGCAGCACGGCTTCGAGATCACCGGTGACGGCCTCACCGTCTATCCCCGCCTGGAGTCCATGGTGGACGGCAACCTGGTGCCCGGCGCGGGGAAGCGAGATCGCGACGCCTTCGGTGTGGCCGGCCTGGACTCGATGCTCAAGGGGGGCGTGCCCTCGGGCTCCACCACCATCCTCCTGGGGCCTCCGGGCAGCGGCAAGACGCTGCTGGGCCTGTGCTTCCTGGCGGAAGGCGCCCGCCAGGGGGAGCGCAGCCACTACTTCGCCTTCTACGACGCGCCGGAGCGGATGCTCGCGCAGGCGGCGGGCGTGGGCCTGCACCTGCAGCCCCTGATGGAGCGCGGGGACCTGGAGGTGAGCTTCCGGCCGCCCACGGAGAACATCCTCGACAAGCTGGGCACGGAGCTGCTGACCATCGTGCGCAGCGGCCGGGTGCGCCGCATCTTCCTGGATGGCTACGAGGCGCTCCGCCGCGCCTCCACCCGCAATACGCGGGTGGCGCGCTTCCTGGCGGCGCTCGTCAATGAGTGCCGGGTGCGCGAGGTGACGCTCATCTACACCGCCGAGACCACCTCCGCCTTTGGCCCGGAGGTGAAGTTCCCGCTCAAGGGCATCTCCATGGTGGCGGAGAACATCCTGTTCCTGCGCATGGTGGAGCTGCACTCCGGGCTGCGCCGCTTCATCGCGGTGCTGAAGGTGCGCAACAGCGCCTTCGATCCCGCCGTGCGCGAGCTGGAGATCACGAACAAGGGGCTCAAGGTCGGCCAGCCCTTCGCGGAAGGGCAGATGTTGATGACGGGGCTCGCGCGCACGCGGACTCCGGAGCCGACCCCCTTGCCGAAGCCGCGCCGCAAACCGCGCGCGGGCAACAGGTCTACCGCCAAAGCGGGGACACCGTCGAAGCCGCGCCGGAACGTCTCCAAGCGCCGAGGCACGTGA
- a CDS encoding response regulator, which translates to MGPVLIVDDEFGIVEAVRDLLSDEGYRTATALNGREALERMRQERPSMILLDYMMPVLNGPGVLESMQKDPALRDVPVVMMSASPPDFWQHLPCAGFLPKPFDIEQLLGMVRRMIGPPPVTH; encoded by the coding sequence ATGGGGCCCGTCCTCATTGTCGACGACGAGTTCGGCATCGTGGAGGCCGTCCGGGACCTCCTGTCCGACGAAGGCTACCGCACGGCCACGGCGCTCAACGGCCGCGAGGCCCTGGAGCGGATGCGCCAGGAGCGCCCGTCGATGATCCTGCTCGACTACATGATGCCGGTGCTCAACGGGCCCGGGGTGCTGGAGTCCATGCAGAAGGACCCGGCCCTGCGCGACGTCCCGGTGGTGATGATGAGCGCCAGCCCGCCGGACTTCTGGCAGCACCTGCCATGCGCGGGCTTCCTGCCCAAGCCCTTCGACATCGAGCAACTGCTTGGCATGGTCCGGCGCATGATCGGTCCGCCGCCAGTGACGCACTGA
- a CDS encoding ROK family transcriptional regulator, whose translation MRAGTAVLTVDAAGMRAQNSGLLLNMIWRERQISRAEIARRTELSPSTVSAIVADLEQAGLVRSIGAGVSRGGRRPTLIGFCDEAFSLVGVELGASHVTVVLTDLRGRVRTQSKASHAVRGDPEGSLQKAKELVQECLEAERVPRRSVVGMGVAVPSPVHPAAPGKMSPLILPAWKHVDVKEWFETTFDMPVFVDNDANLGALSECFWGAGSGGEDLTYIKLATGIGAGHIIHGDVYRGAGGMAGEIGHIPVDSNGPLCVCGLRGCLVTLIGSTALTERARELMGTRGRKGPTVRDLVEGARTGDAAAKQIIDGMGAYLGIAVGGLLNLLNPAIVVLGGEISSVGEMLLDPLRASVRQRALSVSMAETRIVTSVLGERAIAVGAATLVLQEALRDRSLFPTQHVGRSA comes from the coding sequence ATGAGAGCGGGAACGGCGGTGTTGACGGTCGATGCGGCGGGCATGCGGGCGCAGAACAGCGGCCTGCTGCTCAACATGATCTGGCGCGAGCGTCAGATCTCCCGGGCGGAGATCGCCCGGCGCACGGAGCTCAGCCCGTCGACCGTCTCCGCCATCGTCGCGGACCTGGAGCAGGCGGGCCTGGTGCGCAGCATTGGCGCCGGGGTCTCCCGCGGGGGCCGCCGTCCCACCCTCATCGGCTTCTGCGACGAAGCGTTCAGCCTGGTGGGCGTCGAACTGGGCGCCTCCCACGTCACCGTCGTCCTCACGGACCTCCGCGGCCGCGTGCGCACGCAGAGCAAGGCGAGCCACGCGGTGCGCGGCGATCCGGAAGGGTCGCTGCAGAAGGCGAAGGAGCTGGTCCAGGAGTGCCTGGAGGCCGAGCGCGTCCCGCGCCGCTCCGTCGTCGGCATGGGGGTGGCCGTGCCCAGCCCCGTGCACCCGGCGGCCCCGGGCAAGATGTCCCCCCTCATCCTCCCCGCGTGGAAGCACGTGGACGTGAAGGAGTGGTTCGAGACCACCTTCGACATGCCGGTGTTCGTGGACAACGACGCGAACCTCGGCGCGCTGTCGGAGTGCTTCTGGGGCGCGGGCTCCGGCGGCGAGGATCTCACGTACATCAAGCTGGCCACCGGTATCGGCGCCGGTCACATCATCCACGGCGACGTGTACCGGGGCGCCGGCGGAATGGCCGGTGAAATCGGCCACATCCCGGTCGACTCCAACGGCCCGCTCTGCGTGTGCGGCCTGAGGGGCTGCCTCGTCACCCTCATCGGCTCCACGGCGCTCACCGAGCGCGCACGCGAGCTCATGGGCACCCGCGGCCGCAAGGGCCCCACCGTGCGCGACCTGGTGGAGGGCGCCCGCACGGGTGACGCCGCCGCGAAGCAGATCATCGACGGCATGGGCGCCTACCTGGGCATCGCCGTGGGCGGCCTGCTCAACCTGTTGAACCCCGCCATCGTCGTGCTGGGAGGGGAGATCTCCTCCGTGGGCGAGATGCTGCTCGACCCCTTGCGCGCGTCCGTGCGGCAGCGCGCCCTGTCTGTCTCCATGGCGGAGACGCGCATCGTCACGTCGGTGCTGGGAGAGCGGGCCATCGCCGTGGGCGCGGCCACCCTGGTGCTCCAGGAGGCGCTGCGCGACCGCTCCCTCTTTCCCACGCAGCACGTCGGGAGAAGTGCATGA
- a CDS encoding glycoside hydrolase family 16 protein produces MTSRRLVLALALSGLGMASCDPAAGLDNKQNEQPKPVTEQPGTGWEVVWQDEFEGPAGSLPSKERWVPDVGGDGWGNGQYEYNTSRAENASLDGEGHLAITARRERYGNNDYTSARLTTKNRYSKAYGRIEARIKLPTGRGIWPAFWLLGADVDSVGWPACGEIDIMEHKGQIPSVVSSAVHGPGYSGGSNIGRQHAVSGPPLAEDFHIYAVEWEPELLRFIVDDTVFFEVTPKSLPSGRKWVYDHPHFIILNIAVGGSFVGPPDSKTVFPQTMKVDYVRVYERAAQ; encoded by the coding sequence ATGACTTCGCGCCGTCTTGTCCTCGCCCTGGCCCTCTCGGGCCTGGGAATGGCTTCGTGTGATCCGGCAGCAGGTCTGGATAACAAGCAAAACGAGCAACCCAAGCCCGTCACGGAGCAGCCGGGCACGGGGTGGGAAGTCGTCTGGCAGGACGAGTTCGAGGGTCCGGCGGGCTCGCTGCCCTCGAAGGAGCGCTGGGTCCCGGACGTGGGCGGGGACGGGTGGGGCAATGGCCAGTACGAATACAACACGTCGCGGGCGGAGAACGCGTCGCTGGACGGCGAGGGCCACCTGGCCATCACCGCGCGCCGTGAGCGCTACGGCAACAACGACTACACGTCCGCGCGCCTGACGACGAAGAACCGCTACAGCAAGGCCTACGGCCGCATCGAGGCGCGCATCAAGCTGCCCACGGGCCGGGGCATCTGGCCGGCGTTCTGGCTGCTGGGCGCGGACGTGGACTCCGTCGGTTGGCCGGCCTGCGGCGAGATCGACATCATGGAGCACAAGGGGCAGATCCCCTCGGTCGTCAGCAGCGCGGTGCACGGGCCGGGCTACTCCGGTGGCTCGAACATCGGCCGCCAGCACGCCGTCTCCGGACCGCCGCTCGCCGAGGACTTCCACATCTACGCGGTGGAGTGGGAGCCGGAGCTCTTGCGCTTCATCGTGGACGACACCGTCTTCTTCGAGGTGACGCCGAAGAGCCTGCCGTCCGGCCGGAAGTGGGTCTACGACCATCCGCACTTCATCATCCTGAACATCGCGGTGGGCGGCTCGTTCGTGGGCCCGCCGGACTCCAAGACGGTGTTCCCGCAGACGATGAAGGTGGACTACGTGCGCGTCTACGAAAGGGCCGCGCAGTGA
- a CDS encoding ABC transporter substrate-binding protein, with protein sequence MRFARALLPLALLVACSSEPRPRPPGVLFVSVEQQSAWVRNFNPLFAGAGARWPTRAGVYECMEIFSSAQGKWVPWLATGHAWSEDQLTLRFNVRDGVLWSDGKPFTADDVVYTFGLLKQHPALDAGGVWRFLTDVKTEGKGTVAFTFSRVYLPGFSDLAHQIIVPQHVWKDVADPVTFTNPEPVATGPFTQVTLFRNQVYELGRNPHYWQPGKPAVSALRFLAFPTNDQANMALVEGEVDWAGNFVPAVDRTFVSRDPAHHARWFPLYGSTVFLYPNTTRPPLDDVRVRKALSMALDRDRLVEVAMYGYTRPADATALNDAYTGWKDAEVAKDTWTHYDLAAANKLLDEAGLTRGTDGMRRLKDGQPFALDLEVVSGWSDWVRAGQVVGRDLRKLGIGVTLKTYEFGTWFTRLQKGEFQLAISWSLDGPTPYNFYKWLLSPRTVRPVGEVAAANWHRMGDAQADELLVRFERAGTPEEQHALMSQVQQRFSATAPAIPLFPNPSWGESNSSRFTGFPTEQNPYARLAPHAEPDSLLVLTQLSPRER encoded by the coding sequence GTGAGGTTCGCCCGCGCGCTCCTGCCGTTGGCGCTGCTGGTGGCGTGCTCGTCCGAGCCGCGCCCCCGGCCGCCGGGCGTGCTCTTCGTCTCCGTGGAGCAGCAGAGCGCGTGGGTGCGCAACTTCAACCCGCTGTTCGCGGGCGCCGGTGCGCGCTGGCCCACCCGGGCGGGCGTGTACGAGTGCATGGAGATCTTCAGCTCCGCGCAGGGCAAGTGGGTGCCGTGGCTCGCCACCGGCCACGCGTGGTCGGAGGACCAGCTCACGCTGCGCTTCAACGTGCGCGACGGCGTCCTCTGGTCCGACGGCAAGCCCTTCACCGCGGACGACGTCGTCTACACCTTCGGCCTGCTCAAGCAGCACCCGGCGCTGGACGCGGGCGGCGTGTGGCGCTTCCTCACGGACGTGAAGACGGAAGGGAAGGGCACCGTCGCCTTCACCTTCTCACGCGTATACCTGCCGGGCTTCAGCGACCTGGCGCATCAGATCATCGTGCCCCAGCACGTGTGGAAGGACGTCGCGGACCCGGTGACGTTCACCAACCCGGAGCCGGTGGCCACCGGGCCGTTCACCCAGGTGACGCTGTTCCGCAACCAGGTCTACGAACTGGGCAGGAACCCGCACTACTGGCAGCCCGGCAAGCCCGCGGTGTCCGCGCTGCGCTTCCTCGCGTTCCCCACCAACGACCAGGCCAACATGGCGCTCGTGGAGGGGGAGGTGGACTGGGCGGGCAACTTCGTGCCGGCCGTGGACCGCACCTTCGTGTCGAGAGACCCCGCGCACCACGCGCGCTGGTTCCCGCTCTACGGCAGCACCGTCTTCCTCTATCCCAACACCACGCGCCCGCCGCTGGATGACGTGCGCGTGCGCAAGGCGCTGAGCATGGCGCTGGACCGCGACCGGTTGGTGGAGGTGGCCATGTATGGCTACACCCGCCCCGCGGACGCCACCGCCCTCAACGACGCGTACACCGGCTGGAAGGACGCGGAGGTCGCCAAGGACACGTGGACGCACTACGACCTGGCCGCGGCGAACAAGCTCCTGGACGAGGCGGGCCTCACGCGCGGCACGGACGGCATGCGGCGCCTGAAGGACGGGCAGCCCTTCGCGTTGGATCTGGAGGTCGTGAGCGGGTGGTCGGACTGGGTGCGGGCGGGGCAGGTGGTGGGCCGCGACCTGCGCAAGCTGGGCATCGGCGTGACGCTCAAGACGTACGAGTTCGGCACCTGGTTCACGCGCCTGCAGAAGGGCGAGTTCCAGCTGGCCATCTCCTGGTCGCTGGACGGCCCCACTCCGTACAACTTCTACAAGTGGCTGTTGTCACCGCGCACGGTGCGGCCGGTGGGCGAGGTGGCCGCGGCCAACTGGCACCGCATGGGCGACGCGCAGGCGGATGAGTTGCTCGTGCGCTTCGAGCGCGCCGGCACGCCGGAGGAGCAGCACGCGCTGATGTCCCAGGTGCAGCAGCGCTTCTCCGCCACCGCGCCCGCCATCCCGCTGTTCCCCAACCCGTCCTGGGGCGAGTCCAACTCCTCGCGCTTCACGGGCTTCCCCACCGAGCAGAACCCCTACGCGCGGCTCGCGCCGCACGCGGAGCCCGACAGCCTGCTGGTGCTGACGCAGCTGTCCCCGAGGGAGCGCTGA